A genomic stretch from Desulfolutivibrio sulfodismutans DSM 3696 includes:
- a CDS encoding BRO family protein, translated as MNAVQPFYFDGHEVRTVLDERGEPWFVAKDVCRVLDLGNVTESARGLDEDERGFFRNPEQTPEGGNPNMLTISESGLYGLIFRSRKPEARAFRKWVTGTVLPAIRKTGRFMPGESVVVELPRRVRAMRPHIRVAVLSGAVQAAKMGNLGSDDIYFHLRTLFEIIAGPDQIEERLEGAQRAVRWERHFEDWAEECIEKSKGSVVGAQDLYESFLGYCKAQLGVEGPSQRRFGSWLGQRFYREKKHNVRYFGLRLRDIDG; from the coding sequence GTGAACGCGGTGCAGCCTTTTTACTTCGACGGCCACGAGGTGCGCACGGTCCTGGACGAACGGGGAGAGCCCTGGTTCGTGGCCAAGGACGTGTGCCGGGTGTTGGATTTGGGGAACGTGACCGAGTCCGCGCGTGGATTGGATGAGGACGAAAGAGGTTTCTTCAGAAATCCTGAACAAACCCCCGAGGGCGGAAACCCGAACATGCTCACCATCTCCGAGTCCGGTCTGTACGGCCTGATCTTTCGGAGCCGCAAGCCCGAGGCCCGGGCGTTCCGGAAGTGGGTGACCGGGACGGTGCTCCCGGCCATCCGCAAGACCGGGCGCTTCATGCCCGGCGAATCCGTGGTTGTGGAACTGCCCCGGCGGGTGCGGGCCATGCGCCCCCACATCCGGGTGGCGGTCCTGTCCGGAGCGGTGCAGGCCGCCAAGATGGGCAATCTCGGGTCCGACGACATCTATTTTCATCTCCGCACGCTGTTCGAGATCATCGCTGGCCCGGACCAGATCGAGGAACGCCTTGAAGGGGCGCAACGCGCCGTGCGCTGGGAGCGCCACTTCGAGGACTGGGCCGAGGAATGCATCGAGAAGAGCAAAGGAAGTGTCGTCGGGGCGCAAGACTTATACGAGTCTTTTTTAGGTTACTGCAAAGCACAACTTGGAGTGGAAGGCCCTTCACAACGCCGGTTCGGTTCCTGGCTGGGACAGAGGTTCTACCGGGAAAAGAAACACAACGTGCGCTACTTCGGGTTGCGGTTGCGCGACATAGATGGGTAG